In one Trichlorobacter lovleyi SZ genomic region, the following are encoded:
- a CDS encoding efflux transporter outer membrane subunit, whose protein sequence is MKILSIVTYAFVLPICCFLAGCSGLLPRSQYTRPEVTLPRQWQATGVTGSAVATKRQWWRDYNDQTLSELIELALRSNNNLAAATIKVKRAQLSARLTNTNLTPTVSADLSSSLSRDLTTRSETKSSGATLSASYELDLWGKLASARDASKWEAEATEYDRQSTALALVGTVATNYWTIAYLNERIASVDASILNAERVLGLVEVKYQAGAVSALDKLQAQQTVASQKAQLTELWQQRTEARNALAILFNQAPEHTVPERQRLPEGALPQVQAGLPASLLGQRPDLQAAEQRLKKYLANVDTTRASYYPSFTLTGTLGRSSTSLVEVVKNPYAALGAGLVLPFIQWNTMRLHVETAQADYEEAVVNFRQTLYAALSDVENALAARKNYAEELKQLQDSLDLAKKAEQLAEVRYLTGSTDLQTWLDTQERRRDAERAFAVVRLAQLKNSMALYQVIGGTTALPVP, encoded by the coding sequence ATGAAGATACTGTCCATCGTTACCTACGCCTTTGTTCTGCCGATCTGTTGTTTCCTTGCGGGGTGCAGCGGCCTGCTTCCGCGCAGCCAGTATACCCGGCCGGAGGTGACGCTCCCTCGGCAATGGCAAGCAACCGGCGTAACCGGTTCAGCTGTTGCAACAAAAAGACAGTGGTGGCGGGACTACAATGATCAGACCTTGAGCGAGCTGATCGAGCTGGCACTCAGATCCAACAACAACCTTGCAGCGGCCACGATCAAGGTAAAGCGGGCACAGCTTTCGGCCAGACTTACCAACACCAATCTGACTCCGACGGTTTCTGCCGATCTCAGCAGCAGCCTGAGCCGTGACCTCACTACCCGCAGTGAGACCAAGTCGAGCGGGGCCACACTCTCGGCAAGCTATGAGCTGGATCTGTGGGGGAAGCTGGCCAGCGCCCGTGACGCCAGCAAGTGGGAGGCCGAAGCAACCGAGTATGATCGCCAGAGTACCGCGTTGGCGCTGGTTGGCACAGTCGCAACGAACTACTGGACCATCGCCTACCTGAATGAACGGATCGCCTCGGTTGACGCAAGTATTCTCAATGCCGAAAGAGTCCTGGGGCTGGTGGAGGTGAAATATCAGGCAGGAGCCGTTTCCGCATTGGATAAGCTGCAGGCACAACAGACCGTTGCCAGCCAGAAGGCGCAGCTGACTGAACTTTGGCAACAGCGGACTGAAGCGCGTAATGCCCTGGCGATTCTGTTCAACCAGGCACCGGAGCATACCGTGCCGGAACGCCAGCGCCTGCCGGAGGGTGCATTGCCGCAGGTGCAGGCCGGTCTCCCTGCCAGCCTGCTCGGCCAACGGCCTGATCTGCAGGCTGCCGAGCAGAGACTGAAAAAATACCTGGCGAATGTTGACACTACCCGCGCCAGCTACTATCCCAGTTTTACCCTGACCGGGACGCTTGGCAGAAGCAGCACCAGCCTGGTTGAGGTCGTCAAAAACCCCTACGCCGCATTGGGTGCGGGGCTGGTACTACCGTTTATCCAATGGAATACGATGAGGTTGCATGTTGAAACCGCACAAGCGGATTATGAGGAGGCAGTGGTAAACTTCAGGCAGACACTCTACGCAGCGCTCAGTGATGTCGAGAATGCCCTGGCTGCACGCAAGAATTACGCAGAAGAGCTCAAGCAGCTGCAAGACTCCCTCGACCTGGCCAAAAAGGCGGAACAGCTGGCAGAGGTCCGTTATCTGACAGGCTCTACCGATCTGCAGACCTGGCTGGATACTCAGGAACGCCGCAGAGATGCCGAACGGGCATTCGCGGTGGTCCGGTTGGCACAACTCAAAAACAGCATGGCGTTATATCAAGTGATTGGCGGTACCACCGCTTTACCGGTGCCGTAA
- a CDS encoding UbiD family decarboxylase has translation MLSSLHDFIERLEHLRDLQQVSVPVATRLEIAAITRRISSYPKGGPALLFQQPDESPFPVATNLFGSQRRMRLALGLDSLEDLTVSFDAILQTLPVQGLSGLGGLLAGHPDLACCKPVTVAHGPCQEELVPGADLLQFPFLHNWPDDGTAAGTGRYLTLGQVVTTAPDGSDPNCGIYRCQIHDAHTLAIRWRRGSGAVQHHQQFIQQGMRMPVAIVLGGPPSLTLTAAWPLPVGLDEVSCAGWLRGASIPMVACPHGPLQVPAEAELVIEGFAEPDRPLVEGPFGNHTGQYDPAGPAARVTVTRITRRRDPIVPATVVGPPPQEDCWMMLGWERLLAALLSRLVPGVRDIRMPLPWVFRSSAVISLENPSPHMVRKTVQALWQLPWFRKAHLLIVVDAEIAARDLQQVAWRTVNETDWLDDLIRDEAGGRLAVDATRRSIEALLPDAATDRLLIQRWKEYGLP, from the coding sequence ATGCTCTCATCCCTGCATGATTTTATCGAACGCCTTGAACACCTGCGAGACCTGCAGCAGGTCAGCGTGCCGGTCGCAACCCGGCTGGAGATCGCTGCCATTACCCGCCGGATCAGCAGCTATCCCAAAGGCGGCCCGGCCCTGCTGTTTCAGCAGCCGGATGAGTCTCCCTTTCCAGTGGCCACCAACCTGTTCGGCTCACAGCGCAGGATGCGGCTGGCCCTGGGGCTGGACAGCCTGGAAGACCTGACTGTTTCCTTTGATGCAATTCTTCAAACCCTGCCGGTGCAGGGCCTGAGCGGTCTTGGAGGGCTGCTGGCAGGCCATCCTGATCTGGCCTGCTGCAAGCCGGTAACGGTCGCGCACGGCCCCTGCCAGGAGGAGCTGGTGCCAGGGGCAGACCTGCTCCAGTTCCCGTTTCTGCACAACTGGCCTGATGACGGTACAGCCGCCGGGACCGGGCGTTATCTGACCCTGGGGCAGGTGGTTACCACTGCGCCGGACGGCAGTGACCCCAACTGCGGCATCTACCGCTGTCAGATCCATGATGCCCATACCCTGGCGATCCGCTGGCGGCGTGGCAGCGGGGCTGTGCAGCATCATCAGCAGTTTATTCAGCAAGGCATGCGGATGCCGGTGGCGATTGTGCTGGGCGGGCCGCCGAGCCTGACCTTGACCGCTGCCTGGCCCCTGCCGGTGGGGCTGGATGAAGTAAGTTGTGCCGGCTGGTTGCGGGGTGCCTCAATCCCCATGGTGGCCTGTCCCCATGGGCCGCTGCAGGTGCCGGCCGAGGCAGAGCTGGTGATTGAAGGTTTTGCAGAGCCGGACCGGCCGCTTGTGGAAGGCCCCTTTGGCAATCACACCGGGCAGTATGATCCGGCCGGTCCGGCAGCCCGGGTTACGGTCACGCGGATCACCCGGCGTCGCGACCCGATTGTTCCGGCCACCGTGGTTGGTCCGCCCCCCCAGGAGGATTGCTGGATGATGCTGGGCTGGGAGCGGCTGCTGGCCGCCCTGTTGTCCAGACTGGTGCCGGGGGTGCGGGATATCAGGATGCCGTTGCCCTGGGTCTTCCGCAGCAGTGCGGTCATTTCCCTTGAAAATCCGTCTCCCCACATGGTACGAAAAACCGTGCAGGCCCTCTGGCAACTGCCCTGGTTCCGCAAGGCCCATCTGCTGATTGTGGTGGATGCCGAAATTGCGGCCCGTGATCTGCAACAGGTGGCCTGGCGAACCGTCAATGAAACCGATTGGCTGGATGACCTGATCCGGGACGAGGCCGGCGGCCGTCTGGCCGTTGATGCCACCCGGCGCTCGATTGAGGCGCTGCTGCCTGATGCAGCAACTGATCGGCTGCTGATACAACGTTGGAAGGAGTATGGTCTGCCATGA
- a CDS encoding 4-hydroxybenzoate octaprenyltransferase produces the protein MTAVLQKITIFMEMIKFSHTIFALPFALSGALLAIRGLPGARQLLFIILAMVGARTAAMAMNRLIDADIDAKNPRTASRAIPAGLLSKGAVFGAIVLSVALLLWSAAMLNPLCLKLSPIALGFLVLYSYCKRFTALAHIVLGICLAAAPIGAWVALTGKIELPAIVLGLIVLFWVSAFDMLYALQDLEYDRSVGLHSIPVALGVNGSLWLSRLFHLITVGLLVWLIVLLGLGPWFWAGSAVMAAMLLYEHWLLRGGDLTKLDAAFFTMNGYISLTFLAATAADVFLGR, from the coding sequence ATGACCGCTGTTCTACAAAAAATCACCATTTTTATGGAGATGATCAAATTCTCCCACACCATCTTTGCCCTGCCCTTTGCCCTGTCCGGCGCCCTGTTGGCGATCCGCGGCCTGCCCGGCGCCAGGCAGCTGCTGTTCATTATCCTGGCCATGGTAGGTGCCCGCACCGCTGCCATGGCCATGAACCGGCTGATTGATGCTGATATTGATGCCAAGAATCCCCGCACCGCCTCCCGTGCCATCCCTGCCGGTCTGCTCTCAAAAGGTGCAGTGTTTGGTGCAATTGTGCTGTCTGTGGCCTTGCTGCTCTGGTCCGCTGCCATGCTGAACCCGTTGTGCCTCAAGCTTTCCCCCATCGCCTTGGGGTTTCTGGTGCTCTACTCCTACTGCAAACGGTTTACTGCCCTGGCCCATATTGTTCTGGGGATCTGCCTGGCAGCCGCGCCAATCGGGGCCTGGGTGGCACTCACCGGCAAAATCGAGCTGCCTGCCATAGTGCTGGGGCTGATCGTGCTGTTCTGGGTGTCAGCCTTTGACATGCTCTATGCCCTGCAGGATCTGGAGTATGACCGCTCTGTGGGGCTGCACTCCATCCCGGTGGCGCTGGGGGTCAATGGCTCTCTCTGGCTTTCGCGGCTGTTCCACCTGATCACGGTTGGCCTGCTGGTCTGGCTGATTGTTCTGCTGGGGTTGGGACCATGGTTCTGGGCAGGCAGTGCCGTTATGGCTGCCATGCTGCTGTACGAGCACTGGCTGCTGCGGGGGGGCGATCTGACCAAACTGGATGCGGCCT